The region CCTAGGCCTTTCTTCAGATTCAACTGTTTTGGAATTGGAACAGGTCTTGATCTTCTTTGATGGCAATTGGTCTTCATTACTTAAATTTGCATCGGTATGCTTCAGATTCTTGTCACTAGCCTTGCTAGCATAATTCTCCGCAGTGTCCTCAGAGAAAACATATGAATCTTCAGGCACCTTTTCTCCTGATTTCAAGCAGTCCTCTATCCACTGATAGTTCAAAATTTTCTGTTACAAGGCCCATCAAATCATCATACCCTAGTTAATCAGACGTGTAAATGCAGAAACAAAACTATAAGATCATATCATCATTTTAAAGTATTTACATAAACAACTTAAAAGCAGCAGGAAATACTAAAGTGTTAGAAATACTAAACAGCCATTTCAGTACAAAATGTAACTGCATGCGTCCTAAACTAAGAAAACAAGTGCccaattaaaaaattatggCCATACGAACAACAAACATTGACAAATTCTTGGCAATTGCAATTTACAGCAAGCAATCACCATCGAAACAAAACAATTAACCCATCAATTGCACAGTAAAGCATCGGGATACAGAAGAGTTTGAGCAATAATTACACACGTACTCCTTTGAATCGCTTCAGATTCTGGGCACCAACTTTTTTGAGAAGCGAAACCGAATCCGCGGCAAAAATGTGTGTAACCCTTTTGGAGAAAATGTCCTCAATCTTAGCCCCCAACTGCTCCAGCTTTTGCTTCCAAATCTACAAAACAAGTAAACAAATTTAGTACTACTAAAAATCTAGCAACGTCTTCAAAAGTAAAAATTTGGGCAACTAAAAGAAAGTGGAGAAAACCTGAAGGCGACGCGCTTGAACTCCGGTTTCAATAAGGAAGACGGTGATTCCAGAAAATATTCCGTTAGGATCAGACGGCGGAGATGATTTCTTCTTAGCCTTTGGCGCCATTTTGTTTGTGTTTAGCTTTTTTCGCTCTGGAAGAAGTCGTTCAGTTGAAGATTGAAGCTTGCAATAAACAGAAACAGAGAAGGGTATAAAGGTCAAATCCCTCAAAAGAacaagcttggagttggaggcTGGAGCCCATTTGGGCTTTCAGCCCAGCAATTTCAAGTTTTCAACCCTTGtaaaaagaaaagggaaaatataaaacattaaaaCCCAGCAAAACCCATCAATCGTCATCCGTGAAAATGCTTCTGCAGCGTTCAATTTCAGCGCTAAATACTTGCAGAATTTCATTACATTCGCCGAGGATTTTCTCATTTTCGGCGACCAACCTATCTTTACTATCACTCCCACCGCCCTATTTTTCCAGTCTCAGCAATTATCGCCAGCTCAAGTCCCATAAACTCCGGGGCTTCGCCACAAACGCCGCCGACGAAAACGGGAGCGCCGCTGACACGTTTTTGGCAGAGGAAGGCGTTTCCTGGACTTCTCTTGGCGTCTCCGATTCCATCTCACGCGCTCTCGCTAATGTTGGGCTCCCTAGACCGTCTTTAGTCCAGGTTAGTACCTCTCTAGTTTTTGGGTTTTGGTTAATCATTTCCTTCAATTCGTTTcttctttacattttttcttTCTGGGATGTTTAAAGTTTTGGTTTTTTTCGTGGATGGAGTTGGAATTGCtcactaatttagaaactgtaGGATTGAATGTAACTCTCATTATTTAGAAATCTTAATCAATTTACGCAACACATAATGAATATTCACAACGCATACAATAATGATGAAATCTTGAAATAAAATCGCCTTAGTTTTCTGCGAATATAATGCTTTTTTGTGTATTCTCTATACTTGCTACCCGGGGATAGTGTTTAATCGTGGTGGAGTTAACATATTAGTTGGGATTCAGGCGGCCTGTGTTCCAGCCATTCTCTCTGGAGATGATGTGGTTGTTGCAGCAGAGACAGGGAGTGGTAAAACTCATGGCTACTTAGTTCCTATAATTCATAAAGTATACAGCAACTTGGATGCATTGCATGATCCGAAACTGAAGAAGCATCAACATGTTTCTCTTGTTCTATGCCCAAATGTAATGCTTTGTGAGCAAGTGGTTCGCATGGCGAATTCCCTCCTTGATGGTGCAGGAGAGCCACTTCTCAAAGCGGCAGCCGTTTGTGGCCGTCAGGTACATGGTGGTTGTGGCAAACAGTTTCTCTTATGTAGCATTTTCCCTCCAGATGCTTATTGATGATCTACTGACTGCAGGGGTTGATAGTTAAAGATCCTGATATAATAGTCTCGACGCCAGTAGCACTTCTAAACTATCTTTATGCCATCGACCCAGAAAGGTGTAAACGTACTGATTTTATACGAGGCGTAAAATATGTGGtaattttcagttgttgattgtggCCTGAACATTGCTAATGTATCCAAGTTCGCTGATTTAGTTATCTATGTCTATATGCATTTAGGTATTTGATGAAGCAGACTTGCTGCTCTGTGGGAGTTTCCAGAACCAAGTGATTCGTCTCATAAATATGCTTCGTTTTGATGAAAAGCAGTTATCTAGATTCAAAGATGTTGATGCCGGATCTCAGGATCCTTTGTCTGTTTCCGCGGATGCTTCTGAtacagaagaagaagattttcCGGAAGATTTTGACTTGGAGGAAGCTGAAGATGGTGATGAGAAATCTATTGACGAGCCTAACATCGAGCCCAGGAAAAGAACCTGGAAAGACTGGATGAGAGTGAGGAAAATATATGCACGGAGTAAGCAATACATTTTTGTTGCAGCCACCCTTCCTCTGAATGGAAAGAGAACCGCTGGAGGAACGTTGAAGCGGATGTTTCCAGAGGCAAACTGGGTTAATGGGAGTTATCTCCATCACCATAATCCAAGGTTTTTTCCCTTACCTCAGTTGATTCAGTGTCTTATTTAATCTTTATTTAATCGTTTTTAAAATAGTACCGATTCTACAATTCAAATATGGGAAATTCGGGTTTATGGGGGAGTTTACACTAaatattacgtaaatgtacccattttgttatctattccacaaatgggaaaaacgccaaccacattggcgtttttattagtaaatacgccaacgtcattggcgtgttttaaggtaaatacgccaacgatgatggcgttttatacttgtgccgtattttgggtgtatgctctcggattgtaattacgattaaacacgccaacttggttggcgtgtataaataaaaaaacgcatttgtaaatggcgtgttttctttgttgaaacgccgaacatattgacgttttgtaaaagacgccaaccggagtggcgtatttacttaatcatgaaaaacgccaacctgagtggcgtgtttaatcagactgatataccaggcgttcctcccccaaatcgcgaaaacctcacaacacacagccttcgcgatttctccagctgcgcgccttctctccgtgatttcggcctacattcatcaatcggtgctattctcccccaaattcatctattttattcggttagtatgcttaccttttacataattatagtaattggtggatagctagggtttgtaatgggttgtgaattgagtagaaatattatgcattttggattggttgaatgatattattgttgattattatgttggattgtgttgggtttaagttaatttgtgtataaatttgattataagcctaaaccctagggtttttatagctaaaaaattgggcaaattgttttgatttatgtgggttttggttgattagtttagattgttaaatttgtttatattgttaggtttgtcaaattgaaattggacaaattgaaaatgttaggttaggcaaaattgaaattggtaggttgggcgaattgttaattgaaattgttaattttgtgtaggtgaattggtttatgattttgaatgtgcaatgttgtgtaacttgcttatttgatgttggtgttcaattttgtgatattggattaaattgtatctaattattgaaatggtttatggttggttattgttgaatttggtttatgaaattggattaaatgttatggttggttattgttcgaaccacataatgccctgcaattgtgttgggtgctctcacattatgcaattgaccttttgcatcatttttgcacaccttttcatgcgcccacggggtaagtggtgtggcacactgtgttgatgcaattgaccggtcattgaaccattctattgtcctccagaatatcatatcaatgcaagctttaattgggagttgtcttgcgcctctcaacacattgttgtaagattccaccatattagtggaaacctcaccccatcttttgtgtttgtcatacgccagattccatttttctaactccacggcatcaaggtactgcaaagcctcgttgttgacgtttcgaagtaaacgacgtctgatcttaaacttgcgcttcttggtagcaataccaatttttcaaacaagtcttttgaccatgatacctttgtgattctgcaaaacattctttctaacatgtaccaagcaaaatctgtgatgacccacattgggttcttcttttcatatgggagaattcatt is a window of Salvia splendens isolate huo1 chromosome 3, SspV2, whole genome shotgun sequence DNA encoding:
- the LOC121794760 gene encoding DEAD-box ATP-dependent RNA helicase 22-like, translating into MLLQRSISALNTCRISLHSPRIFSFSATNLSLLSLPPPYFSSLSNYRQLKSHKLRGFATNAADENGSAADTFLAEEGVSWTSLGVSDSISRALANVGLPRPSLVQAACVPAILSGDDVVVAAETGSGKTHGYLVPIIHKVYSNLDALHDPKLKKHQHVSLVLCPNVMLCEQVVRMANSLLDGAGEPLLKAAAVCGRQGLIVKDPDIIVSTPVALLNYLYAIDPERCKRTDFIRGVKYVVFDEADLLLCGSFQNQVIRLINMLRFDEKQLSRFKDVDAGSQDPLSVSADASDTEEEDFPEDFDLEEAEDGDEKSIDEPNIEPRKRTWKDWMRVRKIYARSKQYIFVAATLPLNGKRTAGGTLKRMFPEANWVNGSYLHHHNPRLEQKWIEVNVDTQVDVLINAVKNGYKTNTDSASGVVWTMVFANTVEAAEAVANILVGAGIRCVRYHRDISLEERTENLVDFQQNGGVFVCTDAAARGLDVPNVSHVIQAEFASSAVDFLHRVGRTARAGQPGLVTSLYTESNRELVASVRQAEKLSMPVEKAFSRKRSFRKKLKKRGLGQRDGASSASRPIPA